The Couchioplanes caeruleus nucleotide sequence TGCGGTCCGTGGTGGCCGACTCGTGGCGGCGCTCCGCGGGGGCCCTGGTCAGCCCGGACAGCACCGCCCCCATCGACCTCAGCGACGGCGACCTGGAGGCGTACCGGGCCGGGCACCCGCTGTCCCGGGTGCTGCCGATCTTCCGGGACCTGCTCGGCGGGCTCGCCGACGACGGCGCGCACATCATGGCGGTGTGCGACGCGCACGGCCGGCTGCTGTGGGTGGAGGGGCACACCTCGATGCTGCGCGGCGCGGAGTCGATGAACTTCGTGCCGGGCGCCCGCTGGGACGAGGCCCACGCCGGCACCAACGCCCCCGGTACCGCCCTCGCCGTCGACCACCCGCTGCAGATCTTCGCCACCGAGCACTTCACCCGGGGCGTCCAGCGCTGGACGTGCGCGGCCGCCCCGATCCACGACCCGGCGACCGGCCGGCTGCTCGGCGCCATCGACGTGACCGGTGGCGATCACCTCGCCAACCCGCACAGCCTCGCGCTGGTCCGGGCCACCGCGCTCGCCGCCGAGGCGTATCTGGGCAGCCAGGGACCGCAGCCGGGCCCCGGCACCGCCACGGTCTCCGTATTGGGGCGCGAAGACGCCGTGCTGGCGGTCGGCGGGAAGCGGGTCAGGCTCGGCCGCCGCCATTCCGAGCTCCTCTGCCTGCTTCTGGTCCACCCCGAGGGCCGTACCGGTGATCAATTGGGTTTTGATCTCTACGCCGACGACCTCAATCCGGTGACCGTCCGCGCCGAGCTCTCGCGGCTGCGCCGCACCCTGGGTCCCGAGCTGCTGGACTCGCGTCCCTATCGGCTGCGCGGCGAGATCGCGGCCGACTTCCTGGCGGTGAACCGCCTGCTGGATCACGGCCGGATCGCCGAGGCGCTCGCCGCCTACGCCGGGCCGCTGCTGCC carries:
- a CDS encoding GAF domain-containing protein; this translates as MSNPWLALDLGTDPAERISQVGRAHELFVTGERPVDQVRSVVADSWRRSAGALVSPDSTAPIDLSDGDLEAYRAGHPLSRVLPIFRDLLGGLADDGAHIMAVCDAHGRLLWVEGHTSMLRGAESMNFVPGARWDEAHAGTNAPGTALAVDHPLQIFATEHFTRGVQRWTCAAAPIHDPATGRLLGAIDVTGGDHLANPHSLALVRATALAAEAYLGSQGPQPGPGTATVSVLGREDAVLAVGGKRVRLGRRHSELLCLLLVHPEGRTGDQLGFDLYADDLNPVTVRAELSRLRRTLGPELLDSRPYRLRGEIAADFLAVNRLLDHGRIAEALAAYAGPLLPSSDAPGVVRLRRLIDGRLRTAILTGADPRLIQTWVTAPWGADDLEMWEAYAAALPIGSPARTLAARRIAHLAAEYGLATSVQRRRH